A genomic region of Noviherbaspirillum sp. L7-7A contains the following coding sequences:
- a CDS encoding BON domain-containing protein gives MTITKRIAAAVFTASMLALTGCASGPFAKSAKTESPKEYAGDALITTKVKAALINDPMLKAREINVETYQGTVQLSGFVATREEAAKAGTVARGIEGVTSVKNDIRLK, from the coding sequence ATGACCATCACCAAACGCATCGCAGCCGCCGTCTTTACCGCATCCATGCTGGCCCTGACCGGCTGCGCTTCCGGCCCATTCGCCAAGAGCGCAAAAACCGAATCGCCCAAGGAATACGCAGGCGACGCCCTCATCACCACCAAGGTCAAGGCAGCGCTGATTAACGACCCGATGCTCAAGGCCCGCGAGATCAATGTCGAAACCTACCAGGGCACGGTGCAGCTGAGCGGCTTCGTCGCCACCCGTGAAGAGGCAGCCAAGGCCGGCACGGTGGCACGCGGCATCGAAGGCGTGACTTCGGTCAAGAACGACATCCGCCTGAAGTAA
- a CDS encoding glycine zipper 2TM domain-containing protein — MKIIKQSMAGIVVVAALVGIGGCSGMSPQTRNTAIGAGVGGVAGNVLTGGSTMGTVGGAAVGGLIGNQAK, encoded by the coding sequence ATGAAGATCATCAAACAGTCCATGGCAGGTATCGTGGTTGTCGCCGCGCTGGTCGGCATCGGCGGCTGCTCGGGCATGTCGCCGCAGACCCGGAACACCGCCATCGGCGCCGGCGTTGGCGGCGTCGCAGGCAATGTCCTTACTGGCGGCAGCACGATGGGAACGGTGGGCGGCGCAGCGGTTGGCGGCCTGATCGGCAACCAGGCGAAATAA
- a CDS encoding Crp/Fnr family transcriptional regulator codes for MTDIDAVPCNQLLAALPAGALPALLHGGALGWMSLNAGDTLHEQGRRIEQVYFPVDAVIAFMAVASQRMTLEVGLVGDEGLAGIAVALGCMMSPVHAVVRRSGMALRMPADAFRLTLEQHAELEQAVARHAHGLMVQANQAAFCSHFHLLEARLARSLLMMRDRVQSNALHLTHEVLGLALGVRRVGITKAATSLQQRGLISYSRGEIRILDRKGLEGASCGCYALVKKLAEE; via the coding sequence ATGACCGACATTGACGCCGTTCCATGCAATCAGCTGCTGGCCGCGCTGCCAGCAGGCGCGTTGCCGGCACTGCTGCATGGCGGCGCGCTGGGATGGATGTCGCTCAATGCCGGCGACACCCTGCATGAGCAGGGCAGGCGCATCGAGCAGGTCTATTTTCCGGTCGATGCCGTGATCGCCTTCATGGCCGTGGCAAGCCAGCGCATGACGCTCGAAGTGGGGCTGGTCGGTGACGAGGGGCTGGCGGGCATCGCGGTGGCACTGGGCTGCATGATGTCGCCGGTGCATGCCGTGGTTCGGCGCAGCGGCATGGCGCTGCGCATGCCGGCCGATGCCTTTCGCCTTACGCTGGAACAGCATGCCGAGCTGGAGCAGGCAGTGGCCCGCCATGCGCATGGGCTGATGGTGCAGGCAAACCAGGCCGCGTTCTGCAGCCATTTCCATCTGCTCGAAGCCCGTCTTGCCCGGTCCCTGCTGATGATGCGCGACCGGGTGCAATCGAATGCACTGCATCTGACGCATGAAGTCCTTGGCCTGGCGCTGGGTGTGAGGCGGGTAGGAATTACCAAGGCCGCTACCAGCCTGCAGCAGCGCGGGCTGATCAGCTACAGCCGTGGGGAAATACGGATTCTTGACCGGAAGGGTCTGGAGGGGGCATCGTGTGGCTGCTATGCCCTGGTGAAGAAGCTGGCCGAAGAATGA
- a CDS encoding OmpA family protein: MRKLTISMLTAVLAVTGCADMNQTQRGTATGAGVGAGLGAVLGAATGGGGGRRTATGAVLGGAAGAVIGNVWSARMENQKRAMEQATRGTGVQVTQTQDNRLKLDIPSDISFDTGRADIKSNFRPILDRFASGLVENQAAQVTIIGHTDSTGGDALNNQLSIDRAASARNYLASRGVAQQRVAIEGRGEREPIASNDNEAGRARNRRVEIYVAEPQQQAQAPQYQQPQYQQPQYQQPQYQQPQYQQPQYQQPQYQQPQYPQPQYQQPQYQPR, encoded by the coding sequence ATGCGTAAACTAACGATCTCCATGCTCACTGCTGTCCTCGCCGTTACGGGTTGCGCGGACATGAACCAGACCCAACGCGGCACGGCCACGGGCGCTGGCGTGGGTGCCGGCCTGGGCGCCGTGCTGGGCGCCGCAACCGGTGGCGGCGGCGGACGCCGTACCGCCACTGGCGCCGTGCTGGGCGGCGCGGCTGGCGCCGTCATCGGCAATGTCTGGTCCGCCCGCATGGAAAACCAGAAGCGTGCGATGGAGCAGGCAACCCGCGGCACCGGCGTGCAGGTTACCCAGACCCAGGACAACCGCCTGAAGCTCGACATTCCAAGCGACATTTCCTTCGATACCGGCCGCGCCGACATCAAGTCCAACTTCCGCCCTATCCTCGACCGTTTCGCCAGCGGGCTGGTGGAAAACCAGGCGGCCCAGGTCACCATCATCGGCCACACCGACAGCACCGGCGGCGATGCGCTGAACAACCAGTTGTCGATCGACCGCGCAGCCAGTGCCCGCAATTACCTGGCCAGCCGCGGCGTGGCGCAGCAGCGGGTCGCCATCGAGGGCCGCGGCGAACGCGAGCCGATCGCCTCGAACGACAACGAGGCCGGCCGGGCGCGCAACCGCCGGGTCGAGATCTATGTCGCCGAGCCGCAGCAACAGGCACAGGCTCCGCAGTATCAGCAGCCGCAGTATCAGCAGCCGCAATATCAGCAACCGCAGTATCAGCAACCGCAGTACCAGCAGCCTCAATATCAACAACCGCAGTATCAGCAGCCCCAGTATCCGCAGCCCCAGTATCAGCAGCCGCAGTACCAGCCCCGCTGA
- a CDS encoding D-amino acid dehydrogenase produces the protein MQIAVVGGGVAGVCTAYFLAAAGHQTVVLERYSNVALETSFGNAGLMAPAHAAPWAAPGMPQKLLSYLFKPESPAVLKPGVSPTLWRWMRRWLAECDIERFQVNKLRMQRLALYSNELMHLLREHYALQYEQTRGLLQLFRSQNERTLAQPLLALLEEAGLPHRLIHSDDARLVEPALAYHTPLNSALHLPGDEAGNCPLFTRQLRAIAQEMGVVFHFDSAVDSIESDRHGVTLSIGRQRFGADAVVIAAGYDSLPLLRRLGIRVPLYPVKAYSASVAIRNFDQAPLASVADESYKVSVTRLGTRVRVAGTVELGFPAPELREAALRTLVKVGEDWFPDAANYNASSFWSGVWPMLPDGVPLVGPTALRNVHVNIGHSASGWGMAAGSGKLVADLISGQATDIDTEGLTLARYG, from the coding sequence ATGCAGATAGCCGTTGTCGGCGGTGGCGTGGCGGGCGTGTGCACCGCCTATTTCCTGGCGGCGGCCGGGCATCAGACCGTCGTTCTCGAGCGTTACAGCAACGTGGCGCTGGAAACCAGCTTCGGCAATGCCGGCCTGATGGCGCCTGCCCATGCCGCGCCCTGGGCCGCGCCCGGCATGCCCCAGAAGCTGTTGTCCTACCTGTTCAAGCCGGAGTCGCCCGCGGTGCTCAAACCCGGCGTCAGCCCGACGCTATGGCGCTGGATGCGACGCTGGCTGGCCGAATGCGACATCGAGCGCTTCCAGGTCAACAAGCTGCGCATGCAGCGCCTGGCGCTGTACAGCAACGAACTGATGCACCTGCTGCGCGAGCATTACGCGCTGCAGTACGAGCAGACCCGCGGCCTGTTGCAGTTGTTTCGCAGCCAGAATGAACGCACGCTGGCCCAGCCGCTGCTGGCGCTGCTGGAAGAAGCCGGGCTGCCCCATCGGCTGATCCATTCCGACGACGCCAGGCTGGTAGAACCTGCCCTGGCTTACCACACGCCACTCAATTCGGCGCTGCACCTGCCGGGCGATGAAGCAGGCAACTGCCCGCTCTTCACCCGCCAGTTGCGCGCGATTGCCCAGGAGATGGGCGTGGTGTTCCACTTCGACAGCGCAGTCGATTCGATCGAAAGCGACCGGCATGGCGTGACCCTTTCCATCGGCAGGCAGCGCTTCGGCGCCGACGCCGTCGTGATCGCCGCCGGCTACGACAGCCTGCCGCTGCTGCGCCGGCTCGGCATCCGGGTGCCGCTGTACCCGGTGAAGGCCTACTCGGCATCGGTTGCCATCCGCAACTTCGATCAGGCGCCGCTGGCGTCGGTCGCCGACGAAAGCTACAAGGTCTCGGTCACCCGGCTTGGCACACGGGTCCGAGTGGCCGGCACGGTGGAACTCGGCTTTCCGGCGCCCGAACTGCGCGAGGCCGCGCTGCGCACCCTGGTCAAGGTCGGCGAGGACTGGTTTCCGGATGCGGCGAATTACAATGCCTCCAGTTTCTGGAGCGGGGTCTGGCCCATGCTGCCCGATGGCGTGCCGCTGGTCGGTCCCACCGCGCTGCGCAATGTGCATGTCAACATTGGCCATAGCGCATCGGGCTGGGGCATGGCGGCCGGATCGGGCAAGCTGGTCGCCGACCTGATCTCCGGACAGGCCACGGATATTGATACGGAAGGACTCACACTTGCACGTTATGGATAA
- a CDS encoding NAD(P)/FAD-dependent oxidoreductase codes for MDKTDVIVIGAGVVGLAVARALAQAGREVMVVESHPAIGMETSSRNSEVIHAGLYYPSGSLKAALCVSGRDALYAYCAERGIAHQRCGKLVVATNTAQHERLAGIAAQAHANGCTEVRMISAGEAMAMEPALQCTAALHSPMTGVIDSHGFMLALQGDAEHAGAVFAFASQVLSGERRDDGIVLRVAETGAGSDDEGFLLHARTVVNCAGLWAPRIARSIAGLDEASIPRAWFAKGNYYSLAGRAPFSRLIYPVPEPGGLGVHLTLDLGGQARFGPDVEWLEDEQIDYLVDPARADRFYAEIRAYWPALPSHSLQPAYAGIRPKISPPGAPAADFLFASHGSGHYLGLYGIESPGLTASLAIADHVLGLARALS; via the coding sequence ATGGATAAGACGGATGTCATCGTTATCGGCGCCGGCGTTGTCGGCCTGGCAGTCGCGCGGGCGCTGGCCCAGGCGGGCCGCGAAGTCATGGTGGTGGAATCGCATCCCGCCATCGGCATGGAAACCAGCTCGCGCAACAGCGAGGTCATCCACGCAGGCCTCTATTACCCGAGCGGCAGCCTGAAGGCAGCGCTGTGCGTTTCCGGCCGCGATGCGCTGTATGCCTACTGCGCCGAGCGCGGCATTGCCCATCAGCGCTGCGGCAAGCTGGTGGTTGCCACCAATACTGCCCAGCATGAACGCCTGGCCGGAATCGCCGCCCAGGCGCATGCCAACGGCTGCACCGAAGTGCGCATGATCAGCGCCGGGGAAGCCATGGCGATGGAACCGGCGCTGCAATGCACCGCCGCCCTGCACTCGCCGATGACAGGCGTGATCGACAGCCACGGCTTCATGCTGGCGCTGCAGGGCGATGCCGAGCATGCCGGCGCGGTGTTCGCGTTCGCCAGCCAGGTGCTGTCCGGCGAGCGACGCGACGACGGCATCGTGCTGCGGGTGGCCGAGACCGGCGCCGGCAGCGACGACGAGGGCTTCCTGCTGCATGCCCGCACCGTGGTCAATTGCGCCGGCCTGTGGGCGCCGCGCATCGCCCGCAGCATCGCCGGCCTGGATGAGGCCAGCATTCCGCGCGCCTGGTTCGCCAAGGGCAATTATTATTCGCTCGCCGGGCGGGCGCCCTTCTCGCGGCTGATCTATCCGGTGCCGGAGCCCGGCGGCCTGGGCGTGCATCTCACCCTCGACCTGGGCGGCCAGGCGCGCTTCGGCCCGGACGTGGAATGGCTGGAAGACGAGCAGATCGATTACCTTGTCGACCCGGCCCGGGCCGATCGCTTCTATGCCGAGATCCGGGCCTACTGGCCGGCGCTGCCCTCGCATTCGCTGCAGCCGGCCTATGCCGGCATCCGGCCCAAGATCAGCCCGCCCGGCGCGCCCGCCGCCGACTTCCTGTTCGCTTCCCACGGCAGCGGCCACTATCTCGGCCTGTACGGCATCGAGTCGCCCGGCCTGACCGCCTCGCTGGCCATTGCCGATCATGTGCTCGGACTGGCCCGGGCCTTGTCATGA
- a CDS encoding NAD(P)H-hydrate dehydratase, with protein MKRARSVYGVAEVRAIERAALAAAPAGTLMRRAGAAAAGLAMRLLPGGGRVLAIAGPGNNGGDAMEAATLLASQGWQVTIDFRGNPAALSADAADALRRAKASSARFDQADMAQGWDLALDGLFGIGLARPIAGDLAELVRTVNRLPCPVVALDVPSGLDADTGAIVGPDGVAVQATHTLTFIADKPGLHTADGCDHAGLVEVASLDIDTALFPAPSAWLAGTDLFAPSLQPRRQNSHKGSFGDVAILGGAQGMSGAAILAARTAALAGAGRVFAGFLAEPPAYDPPHPEIMCRRAADLELERACVVAGPGLGSSGQARSLLSQVLAGTAPLVLDADALNMVAAGVDLRNALGRRGGALLTPHPLEAARLLGCTAAQVQADRLAAARRLAADFGAVVVLKGAGSVIARPDGLAVINVTGSPALATAGTGDVLAGLCGALLAQRWPAWEAALAAVWLHGAAADMLVDQGVGPVGLVASELPGAVRTCLNQLIRAAADH; from the coding sequence ATGAAGCGGGCGCGCAGCGTCTACGGCGTTGCCGAGGTGCGCGCCATTGAACGCGCGGCGCTGGCTGCTGCCCCTGCCGGTACGCTGATGCGTCGCGCCGGCGCGGCCGCGGCCGGACTCGCCATGCGGCTGCTGCCCGGCGGTGGCCGGGTGCTGGCCATTGCCGGTCCCGGCAACAATGGCGGCGACGCCATGGAGGCGGCGACGCTGCTGGCAAGCCAGGGATGGCAGGTGACGATCGACTTTCGCGGCAACCCGGCGGCGCTGTCGGCCGATGCGGCGGATGCGCTGCGGCGGGCGAAAGCCAGTTCTGCACGATTCGACCAGGCTGACATGGCGCAGGGTTGGGACCTGGCACTCGACGGCCTGTTCGGCATCGGATTGGCCCGGCCCATCGCCGGCGACCTGGCTGAGCTGGTGCGCACGGTCAACCGCCTGCCCTGCCCCGTCGTCGCGCTAGATGTGCCAAGCGGCCTGGATGCCGACACCGGCGCCATCGTTGGGCCCGACGGCGTGGCGGTGCAGGCCACGCATACCCTCACCTTCATCGCCGACAAGCCGGGGCTGCATACCGCCGACGGCTGCGACCATGCCGGCCTGGTAGAGGTGGCGAGCCTGGATATCGACACGGCGCTCTTTCCGGCGCCGTCGGCATGGCTGGCAGGCACAGACCTGTTCGCGCCAAGCCTGCAGCCGCGCCGGCAAAATTCCCACAAGGGCAGCTTCGGCGATGTCGCCATCCTCGGTGGCGCACAGGGCATGTCCGGCGCGGCGATCCTGGCTGCCCGCACCGCCGCCCTCGCCGGCGCCGGCCGGGTATTCGCCGGTTTCCTGGCCGAGCCGCCAGCCTATGATCCGCCGCATCCGGAGATCATGTGCCGCCGCGCAGCCGACCTCGAGCTTGAACGGGCTTGCGTGGTGGCCGGCCCTGGCCTGGGCAGTAGCGGCCAGGCCCGCTCCCTGCTGTCCCAGGTGCTGGCCGGGACGGCGCCCCTGGTGCTGGACGCGGATGCGCTCAATATGGTGGCCGCCGGCGTCGACCTGCGCAATGCGCTGGGCCGCCGCGGCGGCGCGCTGCTCACGCCGCATCCGCTGGAAGCGGCACGCCTGCTCGGCTGCACCGCTGCGCAGGTGCAGGCCGACCGGCTGGCCGCCGCGCGCCGGCTTGCAGCCGACTTTGGCGCGGTAGTGGTGCTGAAGGGCGCCGGCAGCGTGATTGCCCGTCCGGACGGGCTGGCGGTCATCAATGTCACCGGCAGCCCGGCGCTGGCCACCGCGGGCACCGGCGACGTGCTGGCCGGCCTGTGCGGCGCATTGCTGGCGCAGCGCTGGCCGGCATGGGAAGCGGCGCTGGCGGCGGTATGGCTGCACGGCGCCGCCGCCGACATGCTGGTGGATCAGGGCGTGGGCCCGGTCGGCCTGGTGGCAAGCGAATTGCCAGGAGCGGTGCGGACCTGCCTCAACCAGTTGATACGCGCAGCTGCTGATCATTGA
- a CDS encoding ABC transporter ATP-binding protein produces the protein MPAPINAEVAIEVSHLSKRVADAAGELTILKDVNFTVQAGGTLAIVGASGSGKSTLLGLLAGLDTPSEGTVLLNGADIYALDEDGRASLRKAQLGFVFQSFQLLSHLTALENVMLPLELRGDRDARGRAEAMLERVGLNARLGHYPKYMSGGEQQRVALARAFVSEPPLLFADEPTGSLDAATGDAVIDLMFALNRERGSTLVLVTHDTAIAALCERTITIAAGRLVNDQQLRVSTG, from the coding sequence ATGCCTGCACCGATCAATGCCGAAGTTGCGATTGAAGTTTCCCACCTGAGCAAGCGGGTCGCCGATGCGGCTGGTGAACTCACCATTCTGAAGGATGTGAATTTTACAGTGCAGGCGGGCGGCACGCTTGCCATCGTCGGCGCTTCGGGGTCAGGCAAGTCCACCCTGCTGGGCCTGCTGGCCGGCCTCGACACGCCTTCCGAAGGCACGGTGCTGCTCAACGGCGCCGACATCTATGCGCTGGATGAGGATGGCCGCGCCAGCCTGCGCAAGGCGCAACTGGGCTTCGTGTTCCAGTCCTTCCAGCTGCTGTCGCACCTGACCGCGCTGGAAAACGTGATGCTGCCGCTCGAGCTGCGCGGCGATCGCGATGCCCGCGGCCGGGCCGAAGCCATGCTGGAGCGGGTCGGCCTGAATGCGCGCCTGGGTCATTATCCGAAATACATGTCGGGCGGCGAGCAGCAGCGGGTGGCGCTGGCGCGCGCCTTCGTCAGCGAGCCGCCCCTGCTGTTTGCCGATGAGCCCACCGGCAGCCTGGATGCCGCCACCGGCGACGCCGTGATCGATCTGATGTTTGCACTGAACCGGGAGCGCGGATCGACGCTGGTGCTGGTCACCCACGACACCGCGATTGCCGCGCTGTGCGAGCGCACCATCACGATCGCGGCCGGCCGGCTGGTCAATGATCAGCAGCTGCGCGTATCAACTGGTTGA
- a CDS encoding arylesterase has protein sequence MVGKIRHVLLMAALLCATASAYSASKTLLVLGDSLSAEYGLARGSGWVSLLEKRLKSENLDVRVVNASISGDTTSGGRTRLPALLEKHKPDVMLLELGANDALRGLPVASTEDNLRAMITAAKGIRARVLVVGMQIPPNYGPDYTRQFSGVFNKLAAEQKVPLVPFFLERLVERPDLFQSDRLHPTADAQPLLLDTVWPRLQPLLVK, from the coding sequence ATGGTTGGGAAAATACGGCACGTTCTGCTGATGGCCGCGCTGCTGTGCGCTACGGCGAGCGCCTATTCTGCATCAAAAACCCTGCTCGTGCTGGGCGACAGCCTTTCCGCCGAATATGGGCTGGCGCGTGGCAGCGGCTGGGTGTCGCTGCTGGAAAAACGGCTCAAGTCGGAAAACCTGGATGTGCGGGTAGTCAATGCCAGCATCAGCGGCGACACCACCAGCGGCGGACGCACCCGCCTTCCGGCGCTGCTGGAAAAGCACAAGCCCGATGTGATGTTGCTGGAGCTCGGCGCCAATGACGCGCTGCGCGGCCTGCCGGTCGCGTCCACCGAGGACAACCTGCGCGCCATGATCACAGCCGCCAAGGGCATTCGCGCCCGCGTGCTGGTGGTCGGCATGCAGATCCCTCCGAACTACGGCCCCGACTACACCCGCCAGTTTTCCGGTGTGTTCAACAAGCTCGCCGCCGAGCAGAAGGTGCCGCTGGTGCCCTTCTTCCTCGAGCGGCTGGTGGAACGGCCCGATCTGTTCCAGAGCGACCGCCTGCATCCCACCGCGGACGCCCAGCCGCTCCTGCTCGACACGGTCTGGCCGCGACTGCAACCCCTGCTTGTAAAGTGA
- the mnmH gene encoding tRNA 2-selenouridine(34) synthase MnmH, with translation MKFPALLPISTVLPDLGSYDTIIDVRSPSEFAEDHIPGAINCPVLDDAERAEIGTLYKQASPFDAKKKGAALVARNIGKHLENTLLDKPRDWKPLIYCWRGGNRSGAMAHILAKVGWQAVQLDGGYKEYRRQVNQALAELPARFRFIVVCGTTGSGKSRLLQTLARHGAQVLDLEQLAAHRGSVLGHLPSEPQPSQKMFESRLWRGLQGFDPSRPVYVESESKKVGNLRVPEALMERIRASECVSVQLSQGDRVALLMEDYVHFVEAPQALNVRLDCLAMLYGRDKISHWQKLALEEKMQPLVEELLTDHYDPAYNKSIRRNFTRFGDAMVLEIKDISAEAFDDAATTLLAADGSMS, from the coding sequence ATGAAGTTTCCCGCCCTGCTACCCATTTCAACCGTGCTGCCCGATCTCGGCAGCTACGACACCATCATCGATGTCCGCAGTCCTTCGGAATTCGCCGAAGACCACATCCCTGGCGCCATCAACTGCCCGGTGCTGGACGACGCCGAGCGCGCCGAGATCGGCACCCTTTACAAGCAGGCGAGCCCGTTCGACGCCAAGAAGAAAGGCGCAGCCCTGGTTGCGCGCAATATCGGCAAGCACCTCGAGAACACCCTGCTGGACAAGCCGCGCGACTGGAAGCCGCTGATCTACTGCTGGCGCGGCGGCAACCGCAGCGGCGCGATGGCCCACATCCTGGCCAAGGTGGGCTGGCAGGCGGTGCAACTCGACGGCGGCTACAAGGAATACCGGCGCCAGGTCAACCAGGCGCTGGCCGAGCTGCCGGCGCGGTTCCGCTTCATCGTGGTCTGCGGCACCACCGGCAGCGGCAAGAGCCGCCTGTTGCAGACCCTGGCCCGGCATGGCGCCCAGGTGCTGGACCTGGAACAGCTGGCCGCCCATCGCGGTTCGGTGCTGGGCCACCTGCCCAGCGAGCCGCAGCCCAGCCAGAAAATGTTCGAGAGTCGCCTGTGGCGTGGCCTGCAAGGCTTCGATCCGTCGCGGCCGGTGTACGTCGAATCGGAAAGCAAGAAGGTCGGCAACCTGCGGGTGCCGGAGGCGCTGATGGAAAGAATCCGTGCGTCGGAATGCGTCTCTGTGCAACTGTCGCAGGGTGACCGGGTTGCGCTGCTGATGGAAGACTATGTGCATTTCGTCGAAGCGCCACAGGCGCTGAATGTCCGCCTGGACTGCCTGGCGATGCTGTATGGCCGCGACAAGATCAGTCACTGGCAGAAACTGGCGCTGGAGGAAAAGATGCAGCCGCTGGTGGAAGAACTTCTCACCGACCATTACGACCCGGCATACAACAAGTCCATCCGACGCAACTTCACCCGCTTCGGCGATGCCATGGTGCTGGAGATCAAGGACATTTCGGCCGAGGCATTCGACGATGCCGCCACAACGCTGCTGGCGGCAGACGGAAGCATGTCCTGA
- a CDS encoding SurA N-terminal domain-containing protein: MFDFIRTHQRLMQFLLLLLIVPSFALLGLESYTRMGDETNVVAKVGGQKVTKEELDAAQRQQADRLRQAYGAQFDPRLLDTPEARRGLLDNLIAQKALAVEAARNHLSVSDSSLQQSILQIPELQSADGKFDVERYKALLAAQGMTPTMYEAQLRQEMALQQINAAVQNSAFAPKSLATRLSEINEQQREVQEQLFKVSDYAAKVKVTDEMLQAYYDKSGSRFETPEQVKAEYVVLNAANIASQVSVSDADIKSYYEQNAKRYTTEEQRRASHILITAPKEAPAKERNAAKAKAETLLAQLRKNPGDFAKLAKENSQDPGSAERGGDLDFFGKGMMVKPFEDAAYKLRKGEISDVVESEFGYHIIQVTDVKPGGVRSLEQVKDEIAAEIKKQLAAKKYTEMAETFSNTVYEQADSLKPVADKLGLKIETVSIIGREPKPGLGKDVPYNNAKFLGALFSDEAVRNKHNTEAVEVAPNTLVAGRVVSYQPKTRRPLEEVKPQVRELVLQQEAMALAKKAGEARLAELQTRTDANGFGAAKMVSRTAAGGLDESAFMAVMKADVGKLPAVVGAELPGQGYGVYRINKLAPAAKVDEARRTAEQQQIAAALSQQETLAYIDVLKNRAKTKLVNSPAAPAAAAGEQEAPK; the protein is encoded by the coding sequence ATGTTCGATTTCATCCGTACCCACCAGCGTTTGATGCAGTTCCTGCTGCTGCTCCTGATTGTTCCTTCGTTTGCCCTGCTCGGCCTGGAAAGTTATACCCGCATGGGCGACGAGACCAATGTCGTTGCCAAGGTGGGCGGACAGAAGGTGACCAAGGAAGAACTGGATGCGGCGCAGCGCCAGCAGGCCGACCGCTTGCGTCAGGCCTACGGCGCCCAGTTCGATCCGCGCCTGCTGGACACGCCCGAGGCGCGCCGCGGCCTGCTCGATAACCTGATTGCGCAGAAAGCACTGGCCGTGGAAGCGGCGCGCAACCATCTGTCGGTATCGGATTCTTCCCTGCAGCAGAGCATCTTGCAAATTCCCGAACTGCAGTCCGCGGACGGGAAGTTCGACGTGGAGCGCTACAAGGCGCTGCTGGCCGCGCAGGGCATGACGCCGACCATGTATGAAGCACAGCTGCGCCAGGAAATGGCGCTGCAGCAGATCAATGCAGCGGTGCAGAACAGCGCGTTTGCACCCAAGTCGCTGGCGACCCGACTGTCTGAAATCAACGAGCAGCAGCGTGAAGTGCAGGAACAGCTGTTCAAGGTGTCCGACTATGCTGCCAAGGTCAAGGTGACCGATGAAATGCTGCAGGCCTATTACGACAAGAGCGGCAGCCGCTTCGAGACCCCGGAGCAGGTGAAGGCCGAATATGTGGTGCTGAATGCGGCCAATATCGCCAGCCAGGTATCGGTCAGCGATGCCGACATCAAGTCTTATTACGAGCAGAATGCAAAGCGTTACACCACCGAAGAGCAGCGGCGCGCCAGCCACATCCTGATTACCGCACCCAAGGAGGCGCCCGCCAAGGAGCGCAACGCCGCCAAGGCCAAGGCAGAGACACTGCTGGCGCAGCTGCGCAAGAACCCGGGCGACTTCGCCAAGCTGGCCAAGGAAAACTCGCAGGACCCAGGCTCGGCCGAGCGCGGCGGCGACCTCGACTTTTTCGGCAAGGGCATGATGGTCAAGCCTTTCGAGGACGCTGCCTACAAGCTCAGGAAAGGCGAGATCAGCGACGTGGTCGAGTCCGAGTTTGGCTATCACATCATTCAGGTGACCGATGTCAAGCCGGGCGGCGTGCGTTCGCTGGAGCAGGTCAAGGACGAGATCGCGGCCGAGATCAAGAAGCAGCTGGCTGCCAAGAAGTACACCGAGATGGCCGAGACTTTCTCCAATACCGTCTATGAACAGGCCGACAGCCTGAAGCCGGTGGCTGACAAGCTGGGCCTGAAGATCGAGACCGTCAGCATCATCGGACGCGAGCCCAAGCCGGGCTTGGGCAAGGACGTTCCCTATAACAATGCGAAATTCCTGGGGGCGCTGTTTTCCGACGAAGCGGTGCGCAACAAGCACAATACCGAAGCAGTGGAAGTGGCGCCCAATACGCTGGTGGCTGGCCGCGTGGTGTCCTATCAGCCCAAGACCCGTCGTCCATTGGAAGAGGTGAAGCCGCAGGTCAGGGAGCTGGTGCTGCAGCAGGAAGCGATGGCGCTGGCGAAGAAGGCAGGCGAGGCGCGCCTGGCCGAGTTGCAGACCAGGACCGACGCCAACGGCTTCGGCGCGGCCAAGATGGTTTCCCGCACCGCCGCCGGCGGCCTGGACGAAAGCGCTTTCATGGCAGTGATGAAGGCGGATGTCGGCAAGCTGCCGGCCGTGGTTGGCGCGGAATTGCCGGGGCAGGGCTATGGGGTGTACCGCATCAACAAGCTCGCGCCCGCGGCCAAGGTCGACGAGGCGCGGCGTACCGCCGAGCAGCAACAGATTGCGGCAGCGCTGTCGCAGCAGGAAACGCTGGCCTATATCGATGTGCTGAAGAACCGTGCCAAGACCAAGCTGGTGAATTCGCCGGCGGCGCCGGCGGCGGCTGCAGGCGAGCAGGAAGCGCCGAAGTAA
- a CDS encoding HU family DNA-binding protein translates to MNKTELIDHIAASAEIPKVTATRALDAVLKAVTSTLKDSGSVTLAGFGTFSVGKRAARTGRNPRTGDQIRIAAAQVPKFRPGKALKDAIN, encoded by the coding sequence ATGAACAAGACAGAATTGATAGACCATATCGCCGCGTCGGCGGAGATTCCCAAGGTAACCGCTACCCGCGCACTGGATGCCGTGCTCAAAGCAGTCACCAGCACGCTGAAGGACAGCGGGTCGGTCACGCTGGCCGGATTCGGCACGTTCTCAGTGGGCAAGCGGGCAGCCCGCACCGGACGCAATCCGCGTACCGGCGACCAGATCAGGATTGCCGCGGCGCAGGTGCCCAAATTTAGGCCTGGCAAAGCATTGAAAGATGCGATAAACTAG